One genomic region from Osmerus eperlanus chromosome 6, fOsmEpe2.1, whole genome shotgun sequence encodes:
- the ppm1g gene encoding protein phosphatase 1G — translation MGAYLSQPNTAKTSSDGGNKKMSYGFSAMQGWRVSMEDAHNCIPELDEETAMFAVYDGHGGEEVALYCSKYLPDVIKEQKTYKDGKLQKALEDAFMAIDGKITTEEVIKELVQIAGRPTEEAPNEKVAEEDDLENEEAALLHEEATMTIEELLVRYGQNLNALKHKKACSEAKRESGDGDTPDGCHTGDKVLNGELEGETDSNGKAGSGASKLRACRRGAAAAASGGPGDGNSSAGAGGGEKPSKVEGDAGPSCSSSAQPQAPGDTKSKFFEDSDESGEEEEEEGSDEEDGSEEDEGEYSSDNEEDTEEGEDSDEEEEEMCLPGMDGKEEPGSDSGTTAVVALIRGKQLIVANAGDSRCVVSEKGKAVDMSYDHKPEDELELARIKNAGGKVTMDGRVNGGLNLSRAVGDHFYKRNKALPAEEQMISAMPDVKVLTLNEENDFMVIACDGIWNVLSSQEVVDFVSQRIKPNDKGVVRPLSSIVEELLDHCLAPDTSGDGTGCDNMTCMIVTFGPHPCSGQAEGTKKRKPEEIVSEKNGNDCKKAKSE, via the exons ATGGGAGCTTACCTGTCTCAACCTAACACGGCCAAGACCTCGTCCGATGGCGGCAACAAGAAGATGAGCTACGGCTTCTCGGCCATGCAGGGCTGGCGGGTTTCTATGGAG GATGCCCACAACTGCATCCCAGAGCTGGACGAAGAAACGGCCATGTTTGCTGTGTATGATGGACATGGAG GTGAGGAGGTTGCATTGTACTGTTCTAAGTACTTGCCTGACGTTATCAAGGAGCAGAAAACGTATAAAGACGGAAAACTGCAAAAG GCCCTGGAGGATGCATTTATGGCCATTGACGGTAAAATCACCACTGAGGAAGTAATCAAGGAGCTGGTGCAGATCGCAGGCCGACCCACAGAGGAAGCGCCCAATGAGAAAGTGGCTGAAGAGGATGACT TGGAGAACGAGGAGGCAGCTTTGCTCCACGAGGAGGCTACCATGACCATCGAAGAGCTGTTGGTGCGCTACGGCCAGAACCTGAATGCCCTCAAACACAAGAAGGCCTGTTCCGAAGCCAAAAGAGAGTCTGGGGATGGAGATACCCCTGACGGCTGCCACACTGGGGACAAGGTCCTTAacggggagctggagggagagacggacagCAATGGCAAAGCCGGGTCTGGGGCCTCTAAGCTGAGGGcctgcaggagaggagcagCGGCGGCAGCATCAGGGGGACCAGGCGATGGCAACTCCTCTGCaggtgcaggtggaggagagaagcccaGCAAGGTGGAGGGAGATGCGGGTCCCTCCTGTTCTTCCTCTGCCCAACCCCAAGCTCCTGGAGACACCAAGTCCAAGTTCTTTGAGGACAGCGATGAgtcaggggaagaggaggaggaagaggggagtgatgaggag GATGGCAGTGAGGAAGACGAGGGTGAGTACAGCAGTGACAATGAAGAGGAcactgaggagggagaggattctgacgaagaggaagaggagatgtgcCTACCAGGAATGGATGGGAAGGAAGAG CCGGGCTCAGATAGCGGGACCACGGCGGTGGTGGCTCTGATCCGGGGGAAGCAGCTGATCGTGGCCAATGCCGGGGACTCCCGCTGCGTGGTGTCTGAGAAGGGCAAGGCTGTGGACATGTCCTACGACCACAAGCCGGAGGACGAGCTGGAGCTGGCCAGGATCAAAAACGCGGGCGGGAAGGTCACCATGGACGGACGCGTCAACGGAGGACTGAACCTCTCCAGAGCTGTCG GTGATCACTTCTATAAGAGAAACAAGGCCCTGCCAGCAGAGGAGCAGATGATCTCAGCCATGCCTGACGTCAAGGTCCTCACACTCAACGAGGAGAATGACTTCATGGTCATCGCCTGTGATGGCATCTG GAACGTTCTGAGCAGTCAGGAAGTGGTGGACTTTGTCAGTCAGAGAATCAAACCCAATGACAAAGGAGTGGTCAGACCCCTGTCTTCCATAGTGGAAGAG ctgctGGACCACTGTCTGGCCCCTGACACCTCAGGAGATGGTACAGGATGTGACAACATGACCTGCATGATCGTAACCTTCGGCCCCCACCCCTGCTCAGGCCAGGCTGAGGGTACTAAAAAGAGAAAGCCAGAAGAGATTGTATCTGAGAAGAATGGAAATGACTGCAAAAAGGCCAAGAGTGAATAG
- the si:zfos-1056e6.1 gene encoding uncharacterized protein si:zfos-1056e6.1, giving the protein MSNLVYDEPHCLLKTWIALKRLDQNDERVIALREVSIPKGTDVTSVKQIVASNFGFSLANRALKLRNHRGCLIPLNSSIPANSKHMPYVLEVAKIFQHVSPKPRTTATTEINKSMKTRLQSIVRKIERLDELLPQIQLRRHDKFNQEIELLTQKLRFLHKRMQVAEAHGWRGMLVRTPMW; this is encoded by the exons ATGTCAAATTTAGTTTATGATGAGCCTCATTGTTTATTAAAGACTTGGATTGCACTGAAGAGACTAGACCAAAATG ATGAACGAGTCATTGCCCTGAGGGAGGTGTCCATTCCTAAGGGGACAGATGTCACTTCTGTTAAACAG atTGTAGCCAGTAATTTTGGATTCAGTTTAGCAAATAGGGCATTGAAG TTGAGGAACCACAGAGGCTGTCTGATTCCACTCAACAGCTCTATCCCTGCGAACAGCAAGCACAT GCCCTATGTGCTGGAGGTGGCAAAGATATTCCAGCATG TTTCTCCAAAACCAAGAACAACTGCCACGACAGAGATCAATAAAAGCATGAAGACAAGACTACAGAGTATTGTCAGGAAG ATTGAAAGACTTGACGAGCTTCTTCCTCAAATCCAATTAAGACGTCATGACAAATTCAACCAG GAGATTGAGTTGTTGACCCAGAAGCTGAGATTCCTTCATAAGAGAATGCAG GTGGCAGAGGCTCATGGCTGGAGGGGCATGCTTGTCAGAACCCCTATGTGGTAA